Proteins encoded within one genomic window of Theobroma cacao cultivar B97-61/B2 chromosome 7, Criollo_cocoa_genome_V2, whole genome shotgun sequence:
- the LOC18594729 gene encoding probable terpene synthase 9, whose protein sequence is MEAEGIEQRSAGNLPTVWDVELVKSFTTPYSFENHVTRLEELKQGAGDLLASMKEPRDQLDLINTMQRLGGAYHFEKDIKDILAKLVDANIATDLYTAALQFRLIRQNGFFIGTDLFNKFMEIDGKFMDSSREDVIGLLSLHKASYLGMPEEDVLDEALNFSTKHLLVLKKTIARQIQQSLEYPLHWRMPWTEARDFIAIYQYDDKMNLVLLELAKLNYNIMQSVYLKEVQELVEGWRDLNYKERRPFARDRLLESYFWALGSCPPGPQLPLLRRNLAKFGFMGTALDDILDVYGSLDELEKYTDAVNRWDLNKAMEELPRVHESILSHVQPC, encoded by the exons ATGGAAGCAGAAGGTATTGAACAACGATCAGCAGGTAACCTTCCCACTGTTTGGGATGTTGAACTCGTCAAGTCCTTCACCACACCCTACTCA TTCGAGAACCATGTCACTCGTCTTGAGGAACTTAAGCAAGGTGCTGGGGATTTACTTGCTAGCATGAAAGAACCACGTGACCAACTGGATCTGATCAATACAATGCAACGCTTAGGAGGGGCTTACCACTTTGAGAAGGATATCAAGGATATTCTCGCTAAACTTGTTGATGCCAACATTGCCACTGATCTTTACACTGCCGCCTTGCAATTTAGACTTATACGTCAAAATGGTTTCTTCATTGGTACAG ATCTGTTTAATAAGTTCATGGAGATAGATGGAAAATTCATGGACAGCTCACGAGAAGATGTTATTGGGCTATTGAGTTTACACAAAGCTTCTTACCTTGGGATGCCAGAAGAAGATGTTTTAGACGAGGCCCTGAATTTTAGTACAAAACATCTGTTAGTGCTAAAGAAGACTATAGCTCGGCAAATACAACAATCACTGGAATATCCACTGCACTGGAGGATGCCTTGGACAGAAGCACGAGATTTCATTGCTATCTACCAATATGATGATAAGATGAATTTGGTTTTGCTCGAGCTTGCCAAGTTGAACTACAATATCATGCAATCTGTTTATCTGAAGGAGGTACAGGAACTAGTGGA GGGGTGGAGGGACTTGAACTATAAGGAAAGGCGACCTTTCGCTCGGGATAGGCTACTTGAGTCTTATTTTTGGGCACTGGGGAGTTGCCCTCCGGGGCCCCAATTACCCCTATTGAGGAGGAACCTCGCGAAATTCGGATTCATGGGAACAGCCTTAGATGACATATTGGACGTATATGGCTCACTTGATGAGCTTGAGAAGTACACAGATGCAGTAAATAG ATGGGATCTTAATAAGGCAATGGAGGAACTTCCAAGAGTACATGAAAGTATCCTCAGCCATGTGCAACCATGTTAG